GTCACTCTTTTGCTACCCATTTATTAGAGGCAGGTTACGATATTCGCACCGTGCAGGAATTGTTGGGGCATAGCGATGTGCGTACCACGATGATTTACACGCATGTTTTAAATCGTGGTGGCATGGGTGTGCAAAGCCCGTTGGATCGATTCGGTGTTGCTTAAGGGCAGGGCATTACTTGGTAGACAATAAAAAAGGCGGCTTAACGATCAGAAGGTGTGGCCTCTATGATCATTAATCCGCCTTGCTGCTATTAATAGAATGGCTTTATATCATCAGCAGGTGTGGCTTTAATATTGTCAGCAGGTATGCTGACCACCATTGATGGCGATATTTGCGCCAGTCATAAAGCCAGATAAATCAGAAGCAAGGTAGCTGACTAAGCCTGCGATTTCTTCTGGCGTGCCTAAGCGGTTCACAGGGATGCCCGCAATGATTTTATTGCGCACGTCTTCTGGTACGGCCATCACCATATCGGTGGCGATATAGCCAGGTGAAATTGTATTAACTGTTACGCCTTTTTTTGCAACTTCTTGCGCCAAAGCCATGCTAAAGCCGTGTACGCCTGCTTTTGCTGCCGAGTAATTGGTTTGACCAAATTGGCCTTTTTGACCATTAATCGACGAGATATTAATAACACGGCCCCAGTTGCGCTCAACCATGGCATCTAAGAATTGCTTAGATACATTAAATAGCGAGTTAAGATTGGTGCTAATGACGCTTTCCCAATCTAGCTGGCCCATGCGTTTAAAAGTGGCGTCACGGGTAATACCCGCGTTATTGACTAGAACATCAACTGGGCCGATCTCTTCGTTAACTTTTTCTGCCATACGAACGCAAGCATCAAAATCAGTGACGTCACACTCATATGCGCTAAAAAGGTAGCCAGATTCTTTCATATCTGCCAGCCATTGCAATTCTCTACCCGCCTTAGAGTAAGTGGCTACAACGTTAAAGCCGCTATCAGCCAATGCTTTGCAAATTGCAGAACCGATACCACCCATGCCACCGGTGACGAGTGCTATTTTTTTCATGGTCTCTTCCTTTGTTTGTTTGTTTGTTAAGGTGTATGTAAAACGTTGCAAAATCTTACATTGTTTGTATGAATAAGAAAAGCATGTTTTCGTGTAAGGTCTGTGTGAATTTTATTGCTCGTTTTTGTTGCGAATAATTGCAAGGTTGTATTACATAAGTATTTGTTTCGTATGGAAATGTTGTTTTTGAGGTTATTGTTGTTGGTTTTTGTGTATGTTATTTTTTAGTTGTAGATACTGACCTTGGTTGCAATTTTTATTGCGGTCTATTGAAATATTTTGCTTGTAAATTGTGTGGGTTAGATTAAATAAAGGGGATGTAAGTGAGCGTAGGTGTCATTTTAAT
This genomic interval from Iodobacter fluviatilis contains the following:
- the phbB gene encoding acetoacetyl-CoA reductase translates to MKKIALVTGGMGGIGSAICKALADSGFNVVATYSKAGRELQWLADMKESGYLFSAYECDVTDFDACVRMAEKVNEEIGPVDVLVNNAGITRDATFKRMGQLDWESVISTNLNSLFNVSKQFLDAMVERNWGRVINISSINGQKGQFGQTNYSAAKAGVHGFSMALAQEVAKKGVTVNTISPGYIATDMVMAVPEDVRNKIIAGIPVNRLGTPEEIAGLVSYLASDLSGFMTGANIAINGGQHTC